One window from the genome of Haloprofundus halobius encodes:
- a CDS encoding DUF7123 family protein codes for MSVTTATELSDKQQLILRYLRTNAATQTYFKSRLIAEELGLSAKEVGANMTAILDGDFDVKVEKWGYSSGTTWKVST; via the coding sequence ATGAGCGTTACCACGGCCACCGAGCTCAGTGACAAACAGCAACTGATCCTCCGGTATCTCCGGACGAACGCCGCGACGCAGACGTACTTCAAATCCCGCCTCATCGCCGAAGAACTCGGGCTGAGCGCCAAGGAGGTCGGCGCGAACATGACCGCGATTCTCGACGGCGACTTCGACGTGAAAGTCGAAAAGTGGGGGTACTCCTCGGGGACGACGTGGAAAGTGAGTACGTAA